The genomic region GAGGCAGAGGATGGTGATGGTACAGTTTCATCTCTCTCATCAAAAGAAGATGATTTTAAAATTCCTGTAAGTTCACATTAGCCTGCCAAGGCTTGCTTTTCCaccagttttgtttttttttagtttcattagtttattagtttattttgtaAAGTGAGTAAAGATAACACTATTGTGATTATTTTGAAAACCCAGAAGAATATTATACAAATTAAGACAAGTGGAGCCACAAGAACAAGTGGTGGAAATTTGAATGACTTGTCCTCAGAACTCACCAGCTCTCCAGGGACAAAGACACCAACTTTAGTGGCAAGGTTAATGGGTTTGGATCTTCTTCCAGGTGCAAACTCaccctctttttcttcttcatgtcTTTCAACTCCAAACACACAAGACAATGTGCCACATCTTCACCACCACCTGAGGCACAAGCAACATGTCCAAACCAAGCACAGGAACAGCGTAGATAGTAGTGACATTTCAGCCACAAGATCTTTGCCTGAGACACCAAGAATCTCCTCAGCAAGAAGATCAGATGTTGATCATCACCACAGACTCTCACTCCaaatcataaaggaaaacatGAACCTTGGTGAGGATTTGGAGCTCCCTAGGCTCTCATTTTCCAAAAGGAAGAGTGATGAGAACAATGGCAGGAGTCCAAGCCACTATGCCAGGCAAATTGTCAAACAGGCTAAGGAAAGTGTGAGCAGAAAAGTTGGGCAAGACATCACCAACACAACTCTCAAAGCAAGAGAAGAAAATGCAGGCCAATTCAGAAGCAAAAAGTCTCCCAAAACATCATCACTGAAAGCAATTGATGAAACTGAAACCAGCCCAAATAAACACTCAAACCAATCTTCCTACTCCCCAAGGCTTAGATTCATTGACAAACACAAACCAagcacaacaacaacatcaacagCACCATCACCACTCACCCCAAAAGATCAAAACATGCTGAAACTACCACCACCTCCTTCTCCAGTTAACACTCACCAACCTCAGCTTCCAAGAGTTTTAACAAAACCAAAGCTTCAAGCAGTGGTGCCAGAACAGAAAGAGTTTCATCAGAACAACAAATCTGTTCCAAAATGCAAAAAGGCTACCAATGAAAAAAAGTTCAACTCAAGGCTCATCAAAAGGCCTCCACAGACATCAGACATCATCAGAAACAAGCAAGAAGAACCATTCATCATTCGTCCCACATCGCCTACTAGAGCCAGTGAcatcaaaaacaccaaaagcAAGAAAAATCATCCATTGTCAAGCAATCTCCTCAACAACATCAGCAATGTACCAAATCTTCTACCTGTCAAGACAGACCCTTCTCCTTCGGCAACCAAAATTCCTTCCAAACAGGTACGAGCTCATTGTTGAATTTTCAATTATATGTTTAGCTTTTGgtcatgaaaaaatatttgtattttgaaaagtcagttttaaatttttattatgtgtgtttaagtttttgaaaagaaatatgaaaaaaataatcagatttcttattattttgtaaagttgttttgaatattttctgaaaattcaaatttttatacttatttcataaaattattttgagtatctttttaaaaaatataattaccttttaatgtaaaaaaaatactccttATAATCTTTTTGTTACATAATTACTCTTTATAAATGAAACCAAACGAAAAATAACTTCTATTTTGCATAATAtaaatttctcttttaaaatttaaacaaacagaATCCACCAAGTTTGAATCTCATTGCTGCTGATTGTTAAACTTTTCCCATTTAGTAGTCTATTTTTTTCGtctatatttttaacttttttattcaggttatttaaaaatatttattgctagattttaatttttaaacattatcagtttaaaagtaatatttgtACCGTAAAGTATCAACCAATGAATtaacatatgatttttaaagtaataataatttttgtaagaaaattattatttgtttatctattaatttttttattcatgaaaataaaaatagtgtcaaaaaatttaccataaattaaatattatatttaactaaTTCAATCCGACCTCCTCGGCCATTACCTACAAATaatgtgtaattttattttatttttttgaatgacTATCATATTTAAGTTACattcttatctttttatatttgcaatgactgaaatgattaaaaaaaagtatattaacaGTCACAGGTCTGTGATAGTCGTCATCAAGAGTCCAAAAGCAGTTCACAGTTATCTAGTTGTGCGCGCCAGAGGTACAAACAAGAAGAAACAACAACCACACTACTCGCTACCCGAGATAACAACGGTGCCTTCTTCTCCTCCTCCACCGTCACCCACCCTCCCACCCCACAAGAGCTTCAGTACATCACAGCAATCCTTGCACGTACCACTGCCCTAAACTCACAGGGTACCCCCACTACAGTTTCCTTAAACCAGCCCCTCGACCCATCAATCTTCCACCACCTCGAACACCCCGCCGGCGACAAAGATCGCAACTTTGCCCCGAAAGACCAACTGGGTCACCGTTGGAATCGGAGATTACTGTTCGATTTGGTTGACGAGGTTCTGAGGGAGATTCTGGAGtctcaagagggagagagagaaaagaggctTTGGTTTTTGAAGGGTGGTATTTGTAACCAAAGAGGGAGGAGCGTTGAAGGGTTGGTGAAGAGGGTGTGGAAGAGGGTTGAGGAGTTCCCACGTGCCAAGTGTGAGGTGTTGGAGGACATTGATGAGTTGATTGACCTGCAGAGAGAGAAAGATGGTgagagaatggaagaagaagggGAAGAACTGGTTGCAGAGATTGAAGGGAACATATGGGACACGTTAGTCCATGAAACGGTTATAGTTATGGATTGTTGGGAAAatgctaaaaaagaaaaattattactatATGATGATTCCAAAATATCATCACATGTTTGCAGTCTCAGTCAATTTTAACATGATGCATAATTGAGTTTttgatttatgaaaaaaaaataataagaaaaatcaattatgtgttaaaattaattgtgattATGAATGTGGGACTGTGGGGGTGATTTTGAATTACTATTGCTATACAATAATTTCTTGTGGGAAGTGGGGTCTATGTTTGTGCTTGAACTAAGGACGGCGTCGTTTAGTAAGGGAGGGTGTCACGTGACATTGTTGTGAGGGGTCGGTGGGGACCACGTGCATGGGGTTTGAAGTTAATTTGAACCCTTCGATTGTAGGGTCACACGAAGAATTTGACCTCTCGACAAGACTGTTCTTCTATTCATTGGTCattaaaagacaaaatttgACAGAGAAATCCGCGCCCCAGTTACCCCTTCTCTCTCACTTCTATTCAATTCAAGTGAAGTACATATttagtatattatttttctttgaatttgtaTTGGTGTTTAATTGTGTTTGTAATGAGTTAGAGTTAGAGTTAGAGTTAGAGTTAGCAACTTGGATAGTTTCACAAAGAGTTTTTTATTCTAGATTCCCACCAAAATAAATTTGGGAAGATTGTTGAGAGAATATTTAATTAGAGAAATTGATGGTTATAAATTagagaatatttattttgatatattaagttttaaatttttattctgattttttatgtttttaaaatgtattattttagtttttcttttttaattttccattAGATACTTTagtgttttgttaatttttaaagtttaaaaaagtttaatgtcACTTTTAGTCCATTATATTTCACgattatttcattttgttataatatttttaaaaattctattatgattctttatcctttgaaaatatatcattttggtcttctttttttaaatttttttgttagaaaccTTAATGTCTGTTTTGGTCCAATGAAACACATTTTTGCCCTTTCTTTGCATTGGTTGTCTTCATGTGTGACTTGATTGTAGACGTCGGATGAAAAATTCTTTACTTATCCGACCCAACCATGCACGATAGTGATAGTCTTGCTCACAAAACTCACAAAGAGTCACTTTGTGACTTTCCTATTCAAATATGAGTTAATTGATAAGTTAAGGTCATCTTTTTATCTTTCATCCAAGACAACTCTTGCTCTAATATTttcagcttttgttttcaatagtataattgtgtgaaaggttatgatTTTCTAATGAGCAGTACAAGAATTTTCGATGGTTCCAGCGAGCTTATGTGTTGACTTCATTCAATTTATGTGGTGCtacattttttacctttttagatCTAGAAAAGGTTGGAGATGatgattttttagttatttgttttttaaaataaaataaagataatgttTTCTATTGTcctataagtttattttttaattttaattccctAAGTTAATGTTTTTTCAGGTCACTATCAGATTTTTTTGTCcatttttatttcctaaaaatttgtgttttttcaattttagtttttttaagattttaatttttttcatttatagttCTCATAAGTTTGTATTTATAGGAACCAAACTTGGAAAAACCTAAACCTAAAGGgactaaaaatgaacaaaatatcttataaggatcaaaatttaaaaaaaaaatgcaaacttgctatgactaaattttttaaaaaaagaacttagagagaccaaaaataaaaaacattaacttacaaagacaaaaaatatatttaaaccataataatatataaaactaatttatatttataattaattatttgtgttgGTCCTTATATTAGTCTTGGAATGTGTGGTATTGCATGTTAGACGACAACTCAAACATGCGTTAAGTTACGAcagcttatttatttttaaaatttctttttcatcgTCTATTCATATTCAATAGTGACGAAAATtgataagtaaaaaatatatgataagaatcaacaaataagttgttgATTTATGTGGTATTAAACTTATTTCTCTTAAGTAAATGTTCAGATTTACATTTTATAGATGAGAAAAAACATAATTGGAAGGAGAACTCCATGCATCAAAGATaactaatgaattttttttataattgatgatATTTCATGCTAATTACAtagtaaaaaaaagataagaatcaaacataattataattaattacaataatcaTTAAATGTaggtaaaaatagaaaacatatatcacatcttattttaaaaaaaaaacaaatgtttaagttgaaaaaagagttttacgtacaagagtaatttttttaaaataatctgaCTCATCACTTTTAATTGAGTCTTGTGTTAcagcaaatgttttttttaaggttcGAGTCTAAGTCCATTTTCACTTATAATGTTATAAAATCTGAGCTTTTTTtctgcttttctttctttaagccatcatattaattaaacaatattttGTAGGTGTCTTAAAATAGGTAGACgtcgagtttttttttttattgaagccaTATTTGCTGAAATAATTATTCATAGTATAAAAAGTatagttttttgtttacataaaattttatgGGAAGAGAACTTATTTCAAAGTCAGGACATATAAAATAACccaaaaaacttttaatatgtAGGACTTGCGTACTAAGAATATATAGGTAAAAGTCAAAATCAAAAAAGTTTTTGGTtggcacaatttttttttcaatgtagTGTTCGATGTTATCTAATTTACCGAAACCTCGTTGATTACAAGTGTTCTGTATACACACACGAGAACACACAGGACATAAATGCTTACATCGCTTTTTGAACACAAAGGATAGGATAGAAAGTAGAGAATATATCATATTTGGCTTTTACCTCATGGAAGTTTGAGATTGTAAGGT from Glycine soja cultivar W05 chromosome 16, ASM419377v2, whole genome shotgun sequence harbors:
- the LOC114389277 gene encoding uncharacterized protein LOC114389277 isoform X2; protein product: MGKEWYFAGRSSKRGVGGGAEAETQAPSGCMCAVFQFFDFHPFHFPNINQQHQQDQQASFKPPSCTSEDHTTVSKGAEAPRNSLEAEDGDGTVSSLSSKEDDFKIPNIIQIKTSGATRTSGGNLNDLSSELTSSPGTKTPTLVARLMGLDLLPGANSPSFSSSCLSTPNTQDNVPHLHHHLRHKQHVQTKHRNSVDSSDISATRSLPETPRISSARRSDVDHHHRLSLQIIKENMNLGEDLELPRLSFSKRKSDENNGRSPSHYARQIVKQAKESVSRKVGQDITNTTLKAREENAGQFRSKKSPKTSSLKAIDETETSPNKHSNQSSYSPRLRFIDKHKPSTTTTSTAPSPLTPKDQNMLKLPPPPSPVNTHQPQLPRVLTKPKLQAVVPEQKEFHQNNKSVPKCKKATNEKKFNSRLIKRPPQTSDIIRNKQEEPFIIRPTSPTRASDIKNTKSKKNHPLSSNLLNNISNVPNLLPVKTDPSPSATKIPSKQSQVCDSRHQESKSSSQLSSCARQRYKQEETTTTLLATRDNNGAFFSSSTVTHPPTPQELQYITAILARTTALNSQGTPTTVSLNQPLDPSIFHHLEHPAGDKDRNFAPKDQLGHRWNRRLLFDLVDEVLREILESQEGEREKRLWFLKGGICNQRGRSVEGLVKRVWKRVEEFPRAKCEVLEDIDELIDLQREKDGERMEEEGEELVAEIEGNIWDTLVHETVIVMDCWENAKKEKLLLYDDSKISSHVCSLSQF
- the LOC114389277 gene encoding uncharacterized protein LOC114389277 isoform X1 is translated as MGKEWYFAGRSSKRGVGGGAEAETQAPSGCMCAVFQFFDFHPFHFPNINQQHQQDQQASFKPPSCTSEDHTTVSKGAEAPRNSLEAEDGDGTVSSLSSKEDDFKIPKNIIQIKTSGATRTSGGNLNDLSSELTSSPGTKTPTLVARLMGLDLLPGANSPSFSSSCLSTPNTQDNVPHLHHHLRHKQHVQTKHRNSVDSSDISATRSLPETPRISSARRSDVDHHHRLSLQIIKENMNLGEDLELPRLSFSKRKSDENNGRSPSHYARQIVKQAKESVSRKVGQDITNTTLKAREENAGQFRSKKSPKTSSLKAIDETETSPNKHSNQSSYSPRLRFIDKHKPSTTTTSTAPSPLTPKDQNMLKLPPPPSPVNTHQPQLPRVLTKPKLQAVVPEQKEFHQNNKSVPKCKKATNEKKFNSRLIKRPPQTSDIIRNKQEEPFIIRPTSPTRASDIKNTKSKKNHPLSSNLLNNISNVPNLLPVKTDPSPSATKIPSKQSQVCDSRHQESKSSSQLSSCARQRYKQEETTTTLLATRDNNGAFFSSSTVTHPPTPQELQYITAILARTTALNSQGTPTTVSLNQPLDPSIFHHLEHPAGDKDRNFAPKDQLGHRWNRRLLFDLVDEVLREILESQEGEREKRLWFLKGGICNQRGRSVEGLVKRVWKRVEEFPRAKCEVLEDIDELIDLQREKDGERMEEEGEELVAEIEGNIWDTLVHETVIVMDCWENAKKEKLLLYDDSKISSHVCSLSQF